A single region of the Streptomyces sp. NBC_00425 genome encodes:
- the thrB gene encoding homoserine kinase: MAGPAFRAAPVRVRVPATSANLGPGFDAFGLALGLYDDVVVRVADSGLHIDIAGEGSETLPRDETHLLVRSLRTAFDVLGGQPRGLEIVCANRIPHGRGLGSSSAAICAGIVAARAVTIGGESRLDDAALLELATEIEGHPDNVAACLLGGFTLSWMEAGAARAIRTEPADSIVPVVFVPGKPVLTETARGLLPRSVPHVDAAANAGRAALLVEALTRRPELLLPATEDRLHQEYRAPAMPESAALVERLRADGIPAVISGAGPTVMALADAGTADKIESSAGADWAANRLAMDLQGACVLPLAPSGDI; this comes from the coding sequence CCACCAGCGCCAACCTCGGCCCGGGTTTCGACGCCTTCGGCCTCGCGCTGGGGCTCTACGACGACGTCGTCGTCCGGGTGGCCGACTCCGGGCTGCACATCGACATCGCGGGTGAGGGCAGCGAGACGCTGCCGCGCGACGAGACGCACCTGCTCGTCCGTTCCCTGCGCACCGCGTTCGACGTCCTCGGCGGTCAGCCGCGCGGACTGGAGATCGTCTGCGCCAACCGCATCCCGCACGGCCGGGGCCTCGGCTCCTCCTCCGCTGCGATCTGCGCCGGCATCGTCGCCGCGCGCGCGGTGACGATAGGCGGTGAGAGCAGGCTCGACGACGCCGCCCTGCTCGAGCTCGCGACCGAGATCGAGGGCCACCCGGACAACGTGGCGGCCTGTCTGCTCGGCGGTTTCACCCTGTCCTGGATGGAGGCCGGCGCCGCGCGGGCGATCAGGACGGAGCCCGCCGATTCCATCGTTCCGGTGGTTTTCGTGCCCGGAAAGCCGGTCCTCACCGAGACCGCGCGCGGTCTGCTCCCGCGCTCCGTCCCGCACGTCGACGCGGCGGCCAACGCCGGCCGGGCCGCGCTGCTCGTCGAGGCTCTCACCCGGCGCCCCGAACTGCTGCTGCCCGCCACCGAGGACCGTCTGCACCAGGAGTACCGCGCGCCGGCCATGCCGGAGAGCGCGGCGCTGGTGGAGCGGCTGCGCGCCGACGGGATCCCGGCCGTCATCTCCGGCGCCGGACCCACCGTGATGGCGCTGGCCGACGCGGGCACCGCCGACAAGATCGAGTCCTCGGCCGGCGCGGACTGGGCCGCAAACCGCCTGGCCATGGACCTGCAGGGGGCGTGCGTGCTGCCTCTTGCGCCCTCCGGCGACATTTAA